TGGTAAATGAACATAGCGGGCAGGTAGAGGTAGTACCCGAACACATCATACTTAGTAACCTTGAGGTCAGCCCAATTATCTACGGCAACGAACATACGCAGCAGCACGGCCACCACGAGCCCCATGCTCAGCAGCGACAGGGGCGCTCGTAGCCGAACGGTTGGGGTTGGCAGCGAAGTAGGCAAAGAATAAGACCCTAGCATTCTGGCAAAAACAATAATCGTTAGCAGTTAAAAAGGATGGGCGCCTATTGACTGGGCACAACTACCCTGGCTATTGTTCATTCAAGATCATCATATCATCCACGTATGTCGGCTGTATGCTGTTGCCGCGCCACAAATACACCTTCAGCACGTCGTTGTAGGCGGCCTCCGCGGGCATGCTCACAGTCTTTTCCACTTGCACCCACATGTTGTAGTGTTTCACCTCTTTCGCTAGCTCTATGCCTTCCCATAACAACTGCTTGTTGGTGCCCGCCTGTTTTAGCTCCGTTACTATGAACGGAGCGGCTTTGCTGTTGGCGATATTCACCCAGGCCTGAATCTTGAGCTTCTTGGGCATATGGTCGGCTACTTTGCCCAGCGGCTTGCTGTAGCCTGCGCTGAACTCAACGGCTGGGTCTACTTTCGCGGAGTACTTACCGGAGTGCGCTTGCTCAGTGGTCAGAGAAGCTAGGTATTCGTTACTACCCATCCAGCCATCTAGCTCTTCAAAATCATTGTGGGATAGAAGGTTAGCTGGCAATTCTGTTTTTTTCTCGGCGCAGGCTGCCACTCCCACGGCAAGCAGGAGACAGAGCAGTTTTCTCATGGTATGATGCTTAGTTATTCTTTCGGACCTTCAAAATAAGCTAAATGCTTTCACTAAAAGATGTTAACTACTCCTAGTGCATCTGAAATACTGACAGAACCCTTCTCCCTTGCACCTGCAAGCGGGCTACTTCATTAGGATAATCGTAGGGATAGGGATGCCAGCGGTAGTTAGATATGAAGTAATCAGCTTTTTCTGGCTCCGCGACAAACTTGAGCCGCTCCCCGTTATAAGAATCTAGGAGCCAGCGATTCAGCTCAAAACTTCCCCCTTCAGGAGCAGCTACTAGAATCTCTCTACGATCATCGTGTTGGGTGATCCACTCCAAGCCCCACCGGTAGCTCAGTAACCAGTAGTCCAGGTCGAATTTTTGTTCGACGTTGCGCCCCGCAAAAGCATTAAAGTAGACTTGCTGTTGTGGGTGCATCCAAACTATTTGCACCGCTGAAACGACCAACGACAGGACCAGAAAGCTCCGCATCAGCGTTGGCCAGCGGTTGCTCAGCCCCCAGAA
This Hymenobacter sp. GOD-10R DNA region includes the following protein-coding sequences:
- a CDS encoding carbohydrate binding domain-containing protein, whose amino-acid sequence is MRKLLCLLLAVGVAACAEKKTELPANLLSHNDFEELDGWMGSNEYLASLTTEQAHSGKYSAKVDPAVEFSAGYSKPLGKVADHMPKKLKIQAWVNIANSKAAPFIVTELKQAGTNKQLLWEGIELAKEVKHYNMWVQVEKTVSMPAEAAYNDVLKVYLWRGNSIQPTYVDDMMILNEQ